The following proteins are co-located in the Streptomyces bottropensis ATCC 25435 genome:
- a CDS encoding YciI family protein: protein MEFFCYHRDRPGSLDLREELVQAHWSYMDGYAKELIARGPTFAEDGETPSGSVHIVDLPDSAAARAFAFDEPNQQAGVFRDVLLRRWRNLLGRTMWEFPGGRSGGNRYLVLGLGLGPGTGTGTGSTGSAGSAGPVVPAAWRDELIAYGPLLSDDGTAWLGTAALVRAPDGDAARAVLAGERYADVEVHPWEFGGRR, encoded by the coding sequence ATGGAGTTCTTCTGCTATCACCGCGACCGCCCCGGTTCCCTCGATCTGCGCGAGGAGCTGGTCCAGGCGCACTGGTCCTACATGGACGGGTACGCGAAGGAGCTGATCGCCCGGGGCCCGACCTTCGCGGAGGACGGAGAGACGCCGTCCGGGAGTGTGCACATCGTCGACCTGCCGGATTCCGCCGCGGCGCGGGCCTTCGCGTTCGACGAGCCCAACCAGCAGGCCGGCGTGTTCCGGGACGTGCTGCTGCGGCGGTGGCGGAATCTGCTGGGCCGCACGATGTGGGAGTTCCCGGGCGGTCGGAGCGGGGGCAACCGGTACCTGGTGCTCGGCCTCGGCCTCGGTCCCGGCACCGGCACCGGCACCGGTTCGACGGGCTCGGCGGGCTCGGCGGGTCCCGTCGTACCGGCCGCGTGGCGGGACGAGCTGATCGCGTACGGGCCGCTCCTGTCCGACGACGGCACGGCCTGGCTGGGTACGGCCGCGCTGGTCCGGGCCCCGGACGGGGACGCGGCGCGTGCCGTACTGGCCGGGGAGCGGTACGCGGACGTCGAGGTTCATCCGTGGGAGTTCGGCGGGCGGCGCTGA